In Subdoligranulum variabile, the genomic stretch CGGCGACGAGATCTGGGCCAACATCGCCCGGGATTTCACCATGCTGTCGGCCTACAGCTTCATGATCTTCAATCTGCTCTGCGCTCCCTGCTTTGCCGCCATGGGCGCCATCAAGCGGGAGATGAACAACGGCCGCTGGACGGCCATTGCCATCGGGTATATGTGCCTGCTGGCCTACTGCACCGCGCTGGTGGTCTACCAGCTGGGCGGGCTGGTCACCGGGGAAGTGGGCTTCAACTTCTTCACCGTGGTAGCGCTGGCTCTGGTGGCGTTGGCAATCTTCCTGCTGGTGCGCCCCAACCCCTATGAGAAAGAGCGGGAACGGGTGGCCCCTTCCCGCGCGACCGTCACGGAATAACGCTTTTTTCGGAAAGGAGTCCTTGCCATGCTGGAATTCTTGACAGCAAACTTCAACCTGCCCACCGTGATCGGGGCGGTGATCGTCTTCGGCGGTACGGGCTGGCTGCTCTGGCGCAGCCACAAGGCGGGCGGTTCCTGCAGCTGCGGGGGCTGTTCCGGCTCCTGCGGCTGCGCCGGGGGCTGCAGCGGATGCAGCGGCCACTGTCACACCCAAAAGACAACCTGAACTTCCTGGCGGGGCACGGCAGCGTGCCCCGCTTTTGGTTGCAAAACGGCGCCCCGCGTGGTATAGTTAAATACATACCGTACCGAAAGGGGGCCGTTCCCATGAAGATTCATGAATCGGCGGAAGACTATCTGGAAAAGATCCTCATGCTCCAGGAGCAGAAAGGCTCGGTGCGTTCCATCGACATTGCCGTGGCGATGGGATTCTCCAAGCCCAGCGTCAGCGTGGCCATGAAGAATCTGCGGGAAAACGGCTATATCTCGGTGGATGGCGACGGCTACATCCACCTGGAAGAGCCCGGCATGGTCATTGCCCGGCGCATCTATGACCGGCACCGCAAGCTGACCCAGTTCTTTGTGGCGCTGGGGGTGGATCCCGAGGTGGCCGCCCACGATGCCTGTAAGATCGAACATGATCTCAGCGAGGAAACCTACAGCAAGATGATCGCCTTTGCCCAGCGCGAGACGATGCAGTCCTGAATGTTACCGCGATCCAACCGCAGGAGCCATTGGCTCCTGCGGTTTTTCTTTTTAGCAGCAAACACAATAAACCGGCGAATTTTTCCGTTTTTGGGAAAGGATTGGCTTTTTTCGCCAAAAGGGCTATACTGAAAATATGCCATACAATCGAAAAGAAGGTCTTCCCGGATGGAAAAAAATGAACTCTTTGCCTCGGTGCCGGTGCCGGTGGCTTTGCGGCAGATGATCGTGCCTGCCGCCGTCAGCCAGATCATCGTGCTGATCTACAACATGGCCGATACTTTTTATATCGGCCGCACCAACGACCCCTACATGCTGGCGGGGGCGTCGCTGATTTTGCCGGTCTTCAACATGCTGCTCTGCCTGTCCTCCCTGGCGGGCATCGGCGGCGGGACGCTGATCTCCCGGCTGCTGGGCAGCGGGGAGGAAGAGGAGGCCCGCAAGGTCAGCGCCTTCAGCTTCTGGCTGGCGGTGGCCCTGTCGCTGGCCTTCTCCCTGGGGCTGGGCTGCTTCATGACGCCGGCGCTGCGGTTCCTGGGGGCGGGGGACAACATCTTCCTCTACGCCCGGCAGTATTCCTTCTGCGTCATCGTGCTGGGGGCGGTGCCCACGGTGCTCTCCAACGTTATGGCCCACCTGGTGCGCAGCGTGGGCATGTCCCGGGAGGCCGGCTTCGGCATCACTCTGGGGGCGGTGCTCAACATCGCCCTGGACCCGGTGTTCATGTACCTGATCCTGCCCGACGGCCAGCAGGTGCTGGGGGTGGGCATTGCCACGCTGCTCTCCAACTGTGTGGCCTGCGTCTACTTCCTGGTGATCCTCTGGCAGATCCGGCAGCATACCGTCCTCACCGCCGACCCCCGGGGCGGCCTGCCCTGCGGGCGGAACATCGCCGCGGTCTTCGGTGTGGGCATCCCCTCGGCGGTGGCCAGCCTGCTGTTTGATCTGGACTATGTGGTCATCGACAAACTCATGGTCTCCTACAGCGAGGTGGCCCTGGCGGCCATCGGCATTGTCCTCAAGGTGGAACGGCTGCCCCTCAACGTGGGCATCGGCATCTGCCAGGGCATGGTGCCGCTGGTGGCCTACAACTGTGCCTCGGGCAACGAAAAGCGGATGAACCAGGTCATCCGGCTCTCCCTGGCCACCGGACTGGTGGTGGCTGCCGCCAGCATCCTGCTGTATGAACTCTTCACCCCCTGGATCGTCCGGGTCTTCATCTCGGACGCCCCCACCGTGGCGCTGGCCACTACCTTCCTGCGCATCCGCATCCTGGCCACGCCCCTGATGTTCCTGAGCTTCTTCACCGTCTACATCTTCCAGGGCTTCGGCAACGGACGAATCTCCCTCTTCCTGGGCGTGGTGCGGTGGGCGGTGTTCAACATCCCCATGCTCTATCTTTTGAATTTCTGCATCGGTATGTACGGCATCGTCTGGTCCCAGATCGTGGCCGACGTGCTCACGGTGCTGCTCTCGGTCTATGTCTACCGGACCCGGCGGCCCGCTTTTGCCGTCTGATCCTTTCCAGCCGAAAAACCGGCCGGAGGCTGCTGCCTCCGGCCGGTTTTTTCTTATTTTTTCCCGAATACGAAACAGAGGATGTCCAGCACTGCCTCGATGATCAGCGAGATACCGATGAAGGTCCACAGCACCGCGGTGGTGGTGAAGGGGTTGAAGACAATCAGCCCTCCGAAGACCAGCGTCAGACCGGCGCCGATCATGGCCAGATACCAGTATTTCTGGCCCAGCCGCAGGGCGTCCACGGCCCACTGGAGTTTGTTGATGCCGTTGGCCAGGGTGAGCACCCCGTAGACCACCGTCAGGATGGGAAAGGTGAGGACAAACCATTCCCATCGGAAGATGCAGAACAGGCCCGCCAGCAGAAAGCTCAGCCCGGTGACCAGACCGCCGCTCTGGGCGGCCACCTCGGGGGCGGCGCGGAAATAGCCCGTCAGGCGGGCACCGCCCAGCAGGACGAGGATGACCCCCAGCGCCACCAGGACGGCAGAGGTGAAGGCGACGGGGTTGATGAGCAGCAAGGCACCGATGACGATCTCGCCAATGCAGAGGATCAGGTTCATCAGGTTGCGGTCGATGGAATGACGATTGTTTTTCATGCACAGTTCCTCCCGGCATTGGTATGCGACGGTGTGGGTCCGTTTATACCCGCGCCCCGGTGACTTTACCTTATCACAGGGAACAGCCCGGCGCAATGGACAAAGCGGTGGATCTGTCCGGAAAAGAGATCACAGCTGGAGGGCACGGCCGGTTTTGCGGTACTCGCTGGGGCTGCAGCCGGTGGTCTGGCGGAAAATGCGGGAAAAATAGTTCACATCCAGAAAACCGCAATGCTGGGCGATAGTCTGGACCTGCAGCCGGGTGCTGAGCAGCAGGCTGATCGCCAGCCGCATCCGCTCCTGAAGGATGAATCCGGTCAGGGTATGCCCCGTCTCTTTTTTGAAGCGGGCGGAAAAATAGCTGGCGTTGCAGTCCAGGGCGCCGGCCACGGTGCGCAGGCTCAACGGTTCGGCCAGATGCTGGCGCACATAGAGCATGGCTGTCTGCACCGGTTCGGTGTACCCCTGGGTGCTGTGGCGCTGCACCAGCAGACAGTACTGGTCGGCGATCTCCTGCACCAGCCGCTGGGCAGCGCCGGTGGTGGGCAGCTGCTCGATGCGGGCCGCGCAGGTGCGGGACAGATCATCCAGATAGATGGGATGCACCCCGCCCCGCTGGGCGGCCTTGCGCAGTACAGTGTTGAGGACGATGCAGTAGTTTTTGATGTTGCGCACCGGATCGGCCAGCCGGTGTTCCACCGCCACATTCAGGTCGGCGTCGTGGAGCAGCTGATGCAGCCGGGCGCGATCCCCATCGGCCACCGCCTGCAGCATGGCATCTTCCAGTTGGTAGCGCATCTCCAGCCGCTGCATGGCGGCGGGCAGATCGGCCTCCCGGGTGGGCACCGACAGGGCGGCGGGGGAGAGCTCATCCTCCAGACTGATGGGACGCACCTCGGCCTGGCGGCCGTACAGCAGCTCGCACAGACTGTAGAGCATGGCGTAGAAGGTACTGTTGTCGGCGATCCGGGGCAGGGTGGGGTAGAACTCTTCCAGCAGATGCGCCCGGGCCGGCGGCAGGTCATACCGTTCTGCCGTTTCCAGGATCTGCTGTCCCGAAGGCCGAAGGGAGAGATACGGCCCGATCACCATGCAGCGGGGCGTGTCGGGCAGCAGAAAAAACAGATAGTGCAGATAAAAGCAATCGGTGACATGGTAGACCGAGCCTGCCTCCATGTGGGGGAAAAACATCTGGCATCCTGCAAATACCGAGGGTGTCACCCCCAGCTGACGGCGCAGCCCGGCGTCGATCTCCAGGTCGGTATCGGCGGGCAGCGTGAATTCCCGGCTGCCGATGCCGGATCTTTCCAGCACTTTCAGGAAAAAAGCAAACTCATTTGCACACTTCATACAAAAAACATCTCAAACTTTTGGCGGTGTCAGCAAACTATACATACAGTATGCGCCTTTTTCTGCACAATGACAAGAGAGAAAACAAAAATAATGCTATTTTGGCACGAAAACATTCTAATCCAAGGAACCCCAATTCTGATAAGATACATACAACGTCCGGACAACGAATTTTTACCCTCTACACTGTTGGAGTAAGGAGTGATTGTATGAACCGCAGCGCCACGGCACGTCCCTTCGGGCTCCGCGACAAGGTCGGTTACCTGTTCGGAGACTTTGGCAACGATTTTACCTTTATCTTTTCCACCATGATGCTCATGAAGTTCTACACCGACGTCAT encodes the following:
- a CDS encoding metal-dependent transcriptional regulator, encoding MKIHESAEDYLEKILMLQEQKGSVRSIDIAVAMGFSKPSVSVAMKNLRENGYISVDGDGYIHLEEPGMVIARRIYDRHRKLTQFFVALGVDPEVAAHDACKIEHDLSEETYSKMIAFAQRETMQS
- a CDS encoding MATE family efflux transporter, which translates into the protein MEKNELFASVPVPVALRQMIVPAAVSQIIVLIYNMADTFYIGRTNDPYMLAGASLILPVFNMLLCLSSLAGIGGGTLISRLLGSGEEEEARKVSAFSFWLAVALSLAFSLGLGCFMTPALRFLGAGDNIFLYARQYSFCVIVLGAVPTVLSNVMAHLVRSVGMSREAGFGITLGAVLNIALDPVFMYLILPDGQQVLGVGIATLLSNCVACVYFLVILWQIRQHTVLTADPRGGLPCGRNIAAVFGVGIPSAVASLLFDLDYVVIDKLMVSYSEVALAAIGIVLKVERLPLNVGIGICQGMVPLVAYNCASGNEKRMNQVIRLSLATGLVVAAASILLYELFTPWIVRVFISDAPTVALATTFLRIRILATPLMFLSFFTVYIFQGFGNGRISLFLGVVRWAVFNIPMLYLLNFCIGMYGIVWSQIVADVLTVLLSVYVYRTRRPAFAV
- a CDS encoding HdeD family acid-resistance protein, with product MKNNRHSIDRNLMNLILCIGEIVIGALLLINPVAFTSAVLVALGVILVLLGGARLTGYFRAAPEVAAQSGGLVTGLSFLLAGLFCIFRWEWFVLTFPILTVVYGVLTLANGINKLQWAVDALRLGQKYWYLAMIGAGLTLVFGGLIVFNPFTTTAVLWTFIGISLIIEAVLDILCFVFGKK
- a CDS encoding helix-turn-helix transcriptional regulator; its protein translation is MKCANEFAFFLKVLERSGIGSREFTLPADTDLEIDAGLRRQLGVTPSVFAGCQMFFPHMEAGSVYHVTDCFYLHYLFFLLPDTPRCMVIGPYLSLRPSGQQILETAERYDLPPARAHLLEEFYPTLPRIADNSTFYAMLYSLCELLYGRQAEVRPISLEDELSPAALSVPTREADLPAAMQRLEMRYQLEDAMLQAVADGDRARLHQLLHDADLNVAVEHRLADPVRNIKNYCIVLNTVLRKAAQRGGVHPIYLDDLSRTCAARIEQLPTTGAAQRLVQEIADQYCLLVQRHSTQGYTEPVQTAMLYVRQHLAEPLSLRTVAGALDCNASYFSARFKKETGHTLTGFILQERMRLAISLLLSTRLQVQTIAQHCGFLDVNYFSRIFRQTTGCSPSEYRKTGRALQL